In one Lycium barbarum isolate Lr01 chromosome 7, ASM1917538v2, whole genome shotgun sequence genomic region, the following are encoded:
- the LOC132603159 gene encoding blue copper protein-like, with amino-acid sequence MARNLSTLVALAAIFALLHVSIAQRTYIVGDALAWTVPSGGAAAYSAWAAGKAFAVGDILVFNFRTGSHSVAEVSKAAFDSCNTSSPISISTNGPTNITLRTAGSHYYLCTFPNHCTLGQKLAINVSAASGSASPAPQPSAASPTATPVTSPSVSPSMAPAPSVSAAPATAPSPASAAQTYIVGDKMGWNVPTGGPVSYQRWANGKSFKVGDTLVFNFVNRAHNVATVRKAAYDSCNTTSPIKTISTSPARITLTNSGEHYYMCTFPGHCSLGQKLAINVTGTGTSVAPTPSIATTPSGSTVPSGDSPVTSPPPPSASAPSLILSALPVTFLSLAFARLLN; translated from the exons ATGGCAAGAAACTTGAGTACTTTGGTTGCTCTTGCAGCAATATTTGCTTTATTACATGTTTCAATTGCACAACGAACTTATATTGTTGGTGATGCTTTGGCTTGGACCGTTCCTAGTGGTGGCGCTGCCGCTTATTCCGCCTGGGCTGCCGGGAAGGCCTTCGCCGTCGGCGACATTCTTG tATTTAATTTTAGAACCGGATCACATAGTGTGGCTGAGGTGTCAAAGGCAGCTTTTGATTCATGCAATACCTCAAGCCCAATTTCAATATCCACTAATGGGCCGACAAACATTACTTTGAGAACTGCTGGATCACATTACTACCTTTGCACTTTTCCAAACCATTGTACATTGGGCCAGAAATTGGCTATCAATGTCTCCGCCGCCTCCGGTTCCGCCTCTCCCGCTCCTCAGCCATCTGCCGCCAGTCCCACTGCCACCCCGGTGACGTCTCCTTCAGTGAGCCCATCAATGGCTCCAGCCCCATCGGTGTCGGCCGCTCCGGCAACAGCACCTTCACCTGCTAGTGCAGCCCAAACTTACATTGTTGGAGATAAAATGGGCTGGAATGTGCCTACTGGTGGCCCAGTTTCTTATCAAAGATGGGCTAATGGCAAATCCTTCAAGGTTGGAGATACACTTG TTTTCAATTTTGTCAATAGGGCACACAATGTTGCCACAGTTAGAAAGGCAGCTTATGACTCATGCAACACAACTTCCCCAATAAAAACAATTAGCACTAGTCCAGCCAGAATCACACTCACAAATTCTGGTGAACATTACTACATGTGTACATTCCCTGGCCATTGCTCATTAGGTCAAAAATTAGCCATCAATGTCACCGGTACTGGCACGTCCGTGGCTCCCACGCCTTCCATTGCCACCACTCCATCCGGCTCCACCGTCCCATCGGGCGATTCTCCGGTCACTTCGCCACCACCACCAAGTGCCTCAGCTCCATCTTTGATTCTTTCAGCTTTGCCAGTCACTTTCTTGTCACTTGCCTTTGCTAGGTTGTTAAATTAG
- the LOC132603160 gene encoding blue copper protein-like, which translates to MARKLSTLVAFAAIIFALLQHVSMAQRTHIVGDALAWTVPSGGAAAYSAWASRKTFAVGDILVFNFTTGLHSVAEVSKAAFDSCNTSSPISISTNGPTNITLRTAGSHYYLCTIPSHCALGQKLAINVSAASGSISPAPQPAASRPVTPPTATPVMAPSVSPSTAPTPSVSVAPATAPAPASAAQTYIVGDNMGWNVPTTGPVSYQRWANGKSFKVGDTLVFNFVNGAHNVATVRKAAYDSCNTTSLINTISTGPARITLTNSGEHYYMCTFPTHCSLGQKLAINVTGTDAAAPTPSIATTPSSSTVPLGDSPVTSPPPPSASAPSLVLAALPVTFLSLVFARLFN; encoded by the exons ATGGCAAGAAAGTTGAGTACTTTAGTTGCTTTTGCAGCAATAATATTTGCTTTATTACAACATGTTTCAATGGCACAACGAACTCATATTGTTGGTGATGCTTTGGCTTGGACTGTTCCTAGTGGTGGCGCCGCCGCTTACTCCGCCTGGGCTTCCCGGAAAACCTTCGCCGTCGGCGACATTCTTG TGTTTAACTTTACAACCGGATTGCATAGTGTGGCTGAGGTTTCAAAGGCAGCCTTTGATTCATGCAATACCTCAAGCCCAATTTCAATATCCACTAATGGGCCAACAAACATTACTTTGAGAACTGCTGGATCACATTACTACCTTTGTACCATCCCGAGCCATTGTGCATTGGGCCAGAAATTGGCTATCAATGTCTCCGCGGCCTCTGGTTCCATCTCTCCCGCTCCTCAGCCAGCTGCCTCTAGGCCCGTCACTCCTCCTACCGCCACCCCGGTGATGGCTCCTTCAGTGAGCCCATCGACAGCTCCCACCCCATCTGTGTCTGTCGCTCCGGCAACAGCACCTGCACCTGCTAGTGCAGCCCAAACTTACATTGTTGGGGATAACATGGGCTGGAATGTACCTACTACTGGCCCAGTTTCTTATCAAAGATGGGCTAATGGCAAATCCTTCAAGGTTGGAGATACTCTTG TTTTCAATTTTGTCAATGGGGCACACAATGTTGCCACAGTTAGAAAGGCAGCTTATGACTCATGCAACACAACTTCTCTAATAAACACAATTAGCACTGGTCCAGCCAGAATCACACTCACAAATTCTGGTGAACATTACTACATGTGCACATTCCCTACACATTGCTCATTGGGTCAAAAGCTAGCCATCAATGTCACTGGCACCGACGCGGCGGCCCCCACGCCTTCCATCGCCACCACTCCATCCAGCTCCACCGTCCCCTTAGGAGATTCTCCAGTCACTTCGCCACCACCACCAAGTGCCTCAGCTCCATCTTTGGTTCTTGCAGCTTTGCCAGTCACTTTCTTGTCACTTGTCTTTGCTAGGTTGTTCAATTAG